One genomic window of Candidatus Pseudobacter hemicellulosilyticus includes the following:
- the eutC gene encoding ethanolamine ammonia-lyase subunit EutC yields MRAFTAARIALGRTGAAQPLRAVLPFRLAHAHARDAVYSSLDKTLLSDQPWPKQWLHSQAIHREEYLQRPDKGRQLDDRSAEALAPADADMAIVLVDGLSATAINQHAVPLLEILLPLLQVRQFRVAPVQVVEQGRVAIGDAIGALLQVQLSVVLIGERPGLSSPDSLGAYLTWQPRPGLTDEARNCISNIRPQGLPYQLAAEKIGYLAAEARRLQATGIGLKDNYTIQLPE; encoded by the coding sequence CTGCGGGCTTTTACTGCCGCCCGCATCGCCCTGGGCAGGACCGGCGCGGCACAGCCTCTACGTGCCGTACTACCTTTCCGCCTGGCCCACGCCCATGCGCGGGACGCTGTTTATTCCTCCCTTGACAAAACACTCCTGTCCGACCAGCCCTGGCCAAAGCAGTGGCTGCACAGCCAGGCCATCCACCGCGAAGAATATTTGCAACGGCCGGATAAAGGCCGGCAGCTGGATGACCGGTCGGCCGAAGCCCTTGCTCCTGCTGACGCTGATATGGCCATAGTCCTGGTTGATGGACTTTCCGCCACGGCCATCAATCAGCATGCTGTTCCTTTACTGGAAATACTGTTGCCGTTATTACAGGTCAGGCAATTCCGGGTAGCGCCTGTCCAGGTAGTGGAACAGGGCCGGGTGGCCATTGGCGATGCCATCGGCGCTTTGCTGCAGGTTCAGTTATCTGTGGTGCTGATTGGGGAAAGACCAGGCCTCAGCAGTCCCGACAGCCTGGGTGCTTATCTTACCTGGCAGCCCAGACCCGGCCTGACGGACGAAGCACGTAACTGTATCTCCAATATCCGGCCACAGGGATTGCCGTACCAGCTGGCAGCAGAAAAGATCGGTTACCTTGCCGCCGAAGCACGCAGGTTACAGGCGACAGGCATTGGTCTCAAAGACAATTACACCATACAATTACCGGAATAG
- a CDS encoding cation:proton antiporter, with protein MEVLLYIAVAFVLGFVFLKIGLPPLLGYLAGGFILSAAGYGSTHGLEELSHIGVIFLLFTLGLKIRLKNFLQPEVAVSGLLQIGISILLLSGLFFLIGISAGFSLSQTLLLGVLLGVASTVVAAKGLEDKGELDSYHGRLAIGILVMEDIILIGILAFTGLKAPSPWALTLLLLPLLKPVTVRLLRALKDGELLLLYGVLMALAGAYLFEHFHLGAELGAFCFGVLHAGEEKSDELSEKLWGLREAFLIGFFLKIGLTGTPGWQDLFYAIPLVLFLPLRIGIFFGLLTGFRLRARTAFLTATSLASFSEFALITGAVAISAGLLPESLLITLATTVALSFLVGAPINNKAHLLFDRFEKFLERYESKKVRSDAEPMNIGFANFIVVGMGKTGTAAYDYLVANGKKVIGFDSDPGVLEKQRSLKRRVLYGDANSKGMWENLDIAMVQGIVVSVREEEAKLTTIQTLRERGFIGAISAIIESGDEAEELRKAGVNTVTNPLMQAGSELAERVVMSRLPISRELSAMAS; from the coding sequence ATGGAAGTACTGTTGTACATCGCTGTCGCTTTTGTGCTGGGTTTTGTGTTCCTGAAGATCGGCCTGCCGCCCTTACTGGGTTACCTGGCCGGGGGCTTTATCCTTTCGGCTGCCGGGTATGGCAGCACGCATGGCCTGGAAGAGCTGTCGCATATCGGGGTGATCTTCCTGTTATTCACCCTGGGCCTCAAGATCCGCCTTAAGAACTTCCTGCAACCGGAGGTGGCGGTCTCCGGGCTCCTGCAGATAGGGATCAGTATCCTGCTGCTGTCGGGCCTCTTTTTCCTGATCGGTATCTCGGCAGGCTTCAGTCTTTCCCAGACCCTGCTCCTCGGTGTCCTGCTGGGCGTGGCCAGTACAGTAGTGGCCGCCAAAGGGCTGGAAGACAAAGGCGAGCTGGATTCCTATCATGGCCGCCTGGCTATCGGTATCCTGGTGATGGAAGATATCATCCTGATCGGCATCCTGGCCTTCACCGGTCTGAAAGCACCTTCCCCCTGGGCACTCACCCTTTTATTGCTGCCCCTGCTCAAGCCAGTGACCGTGCGGTTGCTGCGTGCTTTGAAAGATGGAGAACTGCTCTTATTATACGGCGTACTGATGGCCCTGGCCGGCGCCTATCTCTTTGAGCATTTTCACCTGGGGGCTGAGCTCGGCGCTTTCTGCTTCGGCGTATTACATGCAGGGGAGGAAAAATCAGACGAATTATCGGAAAAGCTCTGGGGCCTCCGGGAGGCTTTCCTGATCGGCTTCTTCCTGAAAATTGGATTGACAGGCACCCCCGGCTGGCAGGACCTTTTCTATGCCATCCCGCTGGTCCTGTTCCTGCCCCTCCGCATAGGTATATTCTTCGGCCTGCTGACCGGCTTCCGGCTCCGGGCCCGTACCGCTTTCCTGACGGCCACTTCCCTGGCCAGCTTCAGTGAATTTGCCCTGATCACCGGCGCCGTGGCCATCAGCGCCGGCCTGCTGCCGGAATCCCTGCTGATCACCCTGGCTACTACCGTGGCGCTTTCCTTCCTGGTAGGGGCGCCCATTAATAATAAAGCCCACCTGCTGTTTGACCGCTTTGAAAAATTCCTGGAAAGATATGAAAGCAAAAAGGTCCGCAGCGATGCCGAACCGATGAATATCGGCTTTGCCAACTTCATTGTGGTAGGTATGGGTAAAACAGGTACCGCCGCCTACGATTACCTGGTGGCCAACGGGAAGAAAGTGATCGGGTTTGATAGTGATCCGGGTGTGCTGGAAAAACAGCGTTCGCTGAAAAGGCGGGTGCTCTACGGCGACGCCAACAGTAAAGGCATGTGGGAGAACCTGGACATTGCCATGGTGCAGGGCATTGTGGTATCTGTGCGGGAAGAAGAGGCCAAGCTCACTACTATCCAGACCCTGCGGGAGCGGGGTTTCATTGGCGCTATCAGCGCTATCATTGAATCAGGAGATGAAGCCGAAGAATTACGGAAAGCAGGGGTCAATACTGTCACCAACCCGCTGATGCAGGCTGGCTCCGAACTGGCCGAAAGGGTAGTGATGTCCCGGCTGCCTATCAGCAGGGAACTGTCGGCCATGGCCTCATAG
- a CDS encoding GNAT family N-acetyltransferase: MSLTDSSLTLLSYTPELQPYFERFNKAWLNKYFAVEPVDEYVLTQPEAALLKDGGAILFAQYQGTVIGCVALKQLGNGLMELTKMAVDENYQGLGGGKFLCAAAVDRARELGASRLILYSQSQLGPALAIYRKLGFIDIPLEAGKYKRADVMMALDL; the protein is encoded by the coding sequence ATGTCCCTCACTGATAGTTCGCTTACGCTCTTATCCTATACCCCGGAATTGCAACCTTATTTTGAGCGGTTCAACAAGGCCTGGCTCAATAAATATTTCGCCGTGGAGCCGGTGGATGAATATGTGCTGACGCAGCCGGAAGCTGCCCTGCTTAAAGATGGCGGGGCCATCCTGTTTGCGCAATACCAGGGAACCGTGATCGGCTGCGTGGCCCTGAAGCAGCTGGGCAACGGGCTGATGGAGTTGACCAAAATGGCGGTGGATGAAAATTACCAGGGACTGGGCGGCGGTAAATTCCTATGTGCGGCCGCGGTGGACAGGGCCCGGGAGCTGGGTGCTTCCAGGCTGATCCTGTATTCCCAATCGCAGTTAGGCCCTGCCCTCGCCATTTACCGCAAGCTGGGCTTTATAGATATTCCACTGGAGGCCGGTAAATACAAAAGGGCCGATGTGATGATGGCGCTGGACCTGTAG
- a CDS encoding MarR family transcriptional regulator, protein MKRSTDYEHVRNLIDSLHQVRLQMKLFTQRNLREYKVDITYEMLQVLSLLWRRGGLNQQEIADSLQKNKASITPLINNLSSRKLVTRAEDPSDRRNKIISLTKSGQEFKQKLEPLYHEFLDRMTKGISLADFRQATELLQKIDANLK, encoded by the coding sequence ATGAAAAGATCAACTGATTACGAGCATGTGCGCAACCTGATCGACAGCCTGCACCAGGTCCGGCTGCAAATGAAACTGTTTACACAGCGGAACCTGCGTGAATACAAAGTAGATATTACATATGAAATGCTGCAGGTGCTTAGCCTGCTCTGGCGCCGCGGCGGCCTCAACCAGCAGGAGATAGCAGACTCCCTCCAGAAGAACAAAGCCAGTATCACCCCGTTGATCAATAACCTGTCCAGCCGCAAGCTGGTGACAAGGGCAGAAGATCCCTCCGACCGGCGCAACAAGATCATCTCCCTTACCAAATCGGGCCAGGAGTTCAAGCAGAAACTGGAACCGCTTTACCATGAATTCCTGGACCGGATGACCAAAGGTATTTCTTTGGCCGATTTCCGCCAGGCCACAGAACTGTTGCAGAAAATAGATGCCAATCTTAAATAA
- a CDS encoding ethanolamine ammonia-lyase subunit EutB, whose protein sequence is MAYSTTIQQQRYVFPDLRTLLARASPYRSGDALAGLSAGSYEERVAAQMALADVPLRHFLQDAIIPYEKDEVTRLIIDTHDAAAFAPVAHLTVGELRDWLLSEQADTATLTSLASGLTPEMAAAVSKLMRNQDLISVAAKIQVVTRFRNTLGLPKRLAVRLQPNHNTDDPKGIAASIIDGLLYGSGDAVIGINPATDSPAVVAGLLHLIDQLRQQFQIPTQSCVLCHVTTTLQLMDKAPVDLVFQSIGGTEKTNKSFGVSLDLLQEAHTAALSLQRGTLGNNVMYFETGQGSSLSANAHEGVDQQTCEARAYAVARHFDPLLVNTVVGFIGPEYLYDGKQITRAALEDHFCGKLMGLPMGVDCCYTNHAAADQDDMDNLLTLLGVAGCNYIMGVPGADDIMLNYQSTSFHDALYIRQVLGLRPAPEFEEWLLRQGLINSNGQPIPVSSGHHLLKNYL, encoded by the coding sequence ATGGCCTACTCCACCACTATACAACAGCAACGTTATGTGTTCCCTGACCTCAGGACCCTGCTTGCCAGGGCCTCGCCTTACCGATCCGGGGATGCACTGGCCGGGCTGAGCGCCGGCAGCTATGAAGAGCGGGTGGCCGCACAGATGGCCCTGGCCGATGTGCCCCTCCGCCATTTTTTACAGGATGCCATCATCCCCTATGAAAAAGATGAGGTCACGCGCCTGATAATCGATACACATGATGCTGCCGCTTTTGCACCGGTAGCACACCTGACGGTGGGTGAGCTGCGCGACTGGCTCCTCAGCGAGCAGGCAGATACCGCAACGCTTACCTCGCTGGCCAGCGGACTGACCCCGGAAATGGCTGCGGCCGTTTCCAAGCTCATGCGCAACCAGGACCTGATCAGCGTAGCCGCCAAAATACAGGTGGTCACCCGATTCCGGAATACGCTCGGGCTGCCGAAGCGACTGGCAGTACGCCTCCAGCCCAACCACAATACAGATGATCCCAAAGGCATTGCCGCCAGCATCATTGACGGTCTGCTCTATGGCAGCGGGGATGCCGTGATAGGCATCAACCCCGCCACCGACAGCCCCGCCGTAGTGGCCGGCCTGCTCCACCTGATAGATCAGCTGCGGCAGCAGTTCCAGATACCTACTCAGTCCTGTGTATTATGTCATGTGACCACTACACTCCAGCTGATGGACAAAGCGCCGGTAGACCTGGTCTTTCAATCTATCGGCGGAACGGAAAAAACAAATAAAAGCTTTGGCGTCAGCCTGGACCTGTTGCAGGAAGCCCATACCGCCGCACTGTCCCTGCAACGCGGAACCCTCGGTAATAATGTAATGTACTTTGAAACCGGCCAGGGCAGCAGCTTATCGGCCAATGCCCATGAAGGGGTAGACCAGCAGACCTGCGAGGCCAGGGCTTATGCCGTAGCGCGTCATTTTGATCCGCTGCTGGTGAACACCGTAGTAGGTTTTATTGGTCCCGAATACCTCTATGACGGTAAACAGATCACCCGCGCCGCGCTGGAAGATCATTTCTGCGGTAAACTGATGGGACTGCCCATGGGCGTTGATTGCTGTTATACCAATCATGCTGCGGCCGACCAGGACGATATGGATAACCTGCTCACCCTGCTGGGCGTGGCAGGCTGCAATTATATTATGGGCGTACCAGGCGCAGATGATATTATGCTCAATTACCAGTCCACTTCTTTCCATGACGCCTTATACATCCGGCAGGTACTGGGCCTGCGGCCCGCGCCGGAATTTGAGGAATGGCTGCTGCGGCAGGGACTGATCAACAGTAATGGACAACCGATCCCAGTATCATCCGGTCATCATTTACTCAAAAACTATTTATAA
- a CDS encoding TonB-dependent receptor plug domain-containing protein, translating into MKGNSTNVCCVGFLVLLVAVLGCLPCHAQLPVLRVLVLDELEQPLPKASISINDNTAAANDSGSFRKALPAGRYKVTISAVNYHPFTIYFRLAQDSLLTVQLRPEQQLLNDVVVTDRMRSHGNQMGVQTLSITQIQKLPVILGEVDPLKTITLLPGVKSGGDASSGIYVRGGGPDQNLVLLNGIPVYNPNHLLGFFSVFNGDAIKKVEVIKGGMPAEYGGRLSSVINVETRDGHRDSLKGSGGIGLISSRLSLEGPIQKGRSSFIVSARRTYIDQVARLIAPDSIGRNGYYFYDINATVDYSIDSSNKLQLTFYTGKDDFRFVDDDDDGPERTFNANWGNTLIGLRWKQQLRPRLSQQWLLVRNQFNLDSRLAYGSNSTLFSSGLTDHQLMNDWNLTTGGIKWKGGLQFIRHQFRPGAGSSNAGLQAFKTQIHDQYAHEAAAYLSMDMNILPELNMVAGLRYSYFNQVGPTERILYGADGVPTGETETFARGESIARYHYPEPRISLWYSPSREMSVKLSYAKTIQYLHLATTSSATFPSDLWVPVSQRIKPGIAQQWSAGYYLDPAGSDFGYSVEAYYKTLRNQVEFKPGAELLLNQNLEGEMIFGSGKAYGIELLVRKKWGRLNGWLGYTLSRAERQYAELNNGKPFPYRYDRTHDLSLVAMYRLSKKWEASMVFVYGTGNALTLPSGRFLYNLGYNMEGRSFLFTNIETYDKINAYRMPAYHRMDIGFTYTPKPNSTKRYRSSWTFSLYNIYNRYNPYFIYFDVEEDDNDTRRIQGKKVFLFPIIPGITWNFKW; encoded by the coding sequence ATGAAAGGCAATTCTACAAACGTTTGCTGCGTGGGCTTCCTGGTATTATTAGTAGCAGTATTGGGCTGTTTGCCCTGTCATGCACAATTGCCAGTACTCCGTGTCCTCGTGCTGGATGAGCTGGAACAGCCGCTGCCAAAGGCTTCTATCAGCATCAACGACAATACCGCTGCCGCCAATGATTCCGGCAGTTTCCGCAAAGCCCTGCCGGCCGGCAGGTACAAGGTCACCATCAGTGCCGTAAACTATCATCCATTCACTATTTATTTTCGCCTCGCCCAGGACAGCCTGCTCACCGTACAGCTGCGGCCTGAACAACAGTTGCTGAACGATGTAGTGGTGACCGACAGGATGCGTTCTCATGGTAACCAGATGGGCGTACAGACGCTCAGCATTACCCAGATCCAGAAACTGCCCGTGATCCTGGGAGAAGTGGACCCGCTTAAGACCATCACTTTGCTGCCCGGTGTTAAAAGCGGTGGTGATGCCAGCTCCGGCATCTATGTGCGCGGTGGCGGGCCGGACCAGAACCTGGTTTTGCTGAACGGTATCCCCGTTTACAATCCCAATCACCTGCTGGGTTTTTTCAGCGTATTCAACGGTGACGCCATTAAGAAAGTAGAGGTTATCAAAGGCGGCATGCCCGCAGAATATGGTGGCCGGCTCAGCAGCGTGATCAATGTAGAAACAAGAGACGGCCACAGGGACAGTCTCAAAGGCAGTGGCGGTATCGGGCTGATATCTTCGCGTTTATCGCTGGAAGGCCCCATCCAGAAAGGACGCTCTTCTTTTATTGTCAGCGCACGCCGCACCTATATTGACCAGGTGGCCAGGTTGATTGCGCCCGACAGCATCGGCAGGAACGGTTATTATTTTTATGATATCAACGCCACTGTTGACTATTCCATTGATTCTTCCAATAAACTGCAATTGACTTTTTATACCGGGAAAGATGATTTCCGGTTTGTGGATGATGATGACGATGGTCCTGAACGGACCTTTAACGCCAACTGGGGCAATACCCTGATAGGCCTGCGCTGGAAGCAACAGCTGCGGCCCAGGCTGAGCCAGCAATGGCTATTAGTGCGTAACCAGTTCAACCTGGACAGCCGCCTGGCCTATGGCAGTAACAGTACCTTGTTCTCTTCAGGACTGACAGATCACCAGCTGATGAATGATTGGAACCTGACCACCGGCGGTATCAAATGGAAGGGTGGCCTGCAGTTTATCCGGCACCAGTTCCGCCCCGGCGCCGGCAGCTCCAATGCCGGTCTTCAGGCTTTCAAAACACAGATCCATGATCAGTACGCCCACGAAGCGGCAGCCTATCTCAGCATGGACATGAACATACTGCCGGAACTGAATATGGTGGCCGGACTGCGCTACAGTTATTTTAACCAGGTAGGACCTACGGAAAGGATACTCTATGGCGCCGATGGCGTGCCTACCGGTGAAACAGAAACTTTTGCCCGCGGTGAAAGCATTGCCCGCTATCATTACCCGGAGCCACGGATCAGCCTCTGGTACAGCCCTTCCCGCGAGATGAGCGTCAAGCTCTCGTATGCCAAAACTATCCAGTACCTGCACCTGGCCACTACCAGCAGCGCCACTTTTCCCAGCGATCTCTGGGTGCCCGTGAGCCAGCGTATCAAACCGGGTATTGCACAGCAATGGTCGGCAGGATATTACCTGGACCCTGCCGGCAGCGATTTTGGCTACAGCGTGGAAGCTTATTACAAAACCTTGCGCAACCAGGTGGAATTTAAACCCGGCGCTGAGCTGCTGCTGAACCAGAACCTGGAAGGGGAGATGATCTTTGGCTCCGGCAAGGCCTATGGTATTGAGCTGCTGGTGCGGAAGAAATGGGGGCGACTGAATGGCTGGCTCGGTTATACACTCAGTCGCGCCGAACGCCAATACGCCGAACTCAACAATGGCAAACCTTTTCCCTATCGCTATGACCGTACCCATGACCTCAGCCTGGTAGCCATGTACCGCCTCAGCAAAAAATGGGAGGCTTCCATGGTCTTTGTATATGGCACCGGCAATGCGCTGACCCTGCCTTCCGGCAGGTTCCTGTACAACCTGGGCTATAATATGGAAGGCCGCAGCTTCCTGTTCACCAATATTGAGACCTACGATAAGATCAATGCTTACCGTATGCCGGCCTATCACCGCATGGACATTGGTTTTACCTATACGCCCAAACCCAATAGCACCAAAAGGTACAGGAGCAGCTGGACCTTCAGCTTATACAATATATACAATCGCTATAATCCGTATTTTATTTATTTCGATGTGGAAGAGGACGACAATGACACCCGCAGGATCCAGGGCAAAAAAGTATTCCTGTTCCCCATCATTCCGGGCATCACCTGGAATTTTAAATGGTAG
- a CDS encoding DUF4249 domain-containing protein — protein MQRTNKYLLWLLAPLLLAACERDFNIEVDMGPPRLIVEAYVNNLLPLYNYVVLSRSQDYYSADLDNVPVSGATVTITEGTVQADRSIRWDTANRAVMQELALPRFDLSLLPGVYLDRRLANTPNRALIGKPGKSYLLEIEESGKKYSAITTIPQPVPIDSLTNGNVFLEYDDDGVGMYKSRITVHFQDPDTIGNAQLYFWRHQDNRAYFGWGGMHTNRFTPNTDEKVNGEYLHITHSNGFALTDTVVYYLASVERKVYNFWDSYNKARDNGGPFSTPVNLLSTIQGPDVIGSFSGFGMSTKTHVVQ, from the coding sequence ATGCAAAGAACCAATAAATACCTGTTATGGCTGCTGGCGCCGCTGCTGCTGGCGGCCTGCGAACGGGATTTCAATATTGAAGTGGACATGGGCCCGCCCAGGCTGATAGTGGAAGCCTATGTCAATAACCTGCTGCCGCTGTATAATTATGTAGTGCTGAGCAGAAGCCAGGATTATTATAGCGCCGACCTGGACAATGTACCAGTGTCCGGCGCCACTGTCACCATCACAGAAGGAACAGTACAGGCGGACAGGAGCATCCGCTGGGATACTGCTAACAGAGCGGTGATGCAGGAACTGGCCCTGCCCCGGTTTGACCTGAGCCTGCTGCCGGGTGTATACCTTGACCGGCGACTGGCCAATACACCCAACAGGGCCCTGATAGGCAAGCCCGGTAAAAGCTACCTGCTGGAAATAGAAGAGTCCGGGAAAAAATACTCGGCCATTACTACTATTCCGCAGCCTGTTCCCATTGACAGCCTCACCAATGGCAATGTATTCTTGGAATATGATGATGATGGCGTTGGTATGTATAAGTCCCGCATCACCGTTCATTTCCAGGACCCGGATACCATTGGCAATGCGCAATTGTATTTCTGGCGGCACCAGGACAACCGTGCCTATTTTGGCTGGGGCGGCATGCACACCAACCGCTTCACCCCAAACACAGATGAAAAGGTGAATGGCGAATACCTGCATATCACTCATTCCAACGGATTTGCCTTAACGGACACCGTGGTGTATTACCTGGCCAGCGTGGAAAGAAAGGTCTATAATTTCTGGGACAGCTATAACAAAGCCCGTGACAATGGCGGGCCTTTCAGTACGCCAGTCAATTTGTTAAGCACCATTCAAGGGCCTGATGTCATTGGCAGTTTCAGCGGTTTTGGCATGAGTACCAAAACCCATGTTGTGCAATAG
- a CDS encoding DinB family protein gives MTKQDIQQLPEYFDRYIHAAPDMPLTQALETTGNPALMIPLAQLAALGTKTYAPGKWTIPDIVQHLIDTERVLSYRALRLARNDRTPLPGFEQDLFAEYAQATDRSLNDLLQEWRLVRESSKALFWSFSPDMYQRKGICSGMEIAVLSLGYVIAGHPVYHWKIVQERYLPLLQQ, from the coding sequence ATGACCAAACAGGATATACAACAGCTCCCTGAATATTTCGACCGCTACATTCATGCAGCGCCGGATATGCCGCTGACGCAGGCCCTGGAAACTACGGGTAATCCTGCGTTGATGATCCCGCTGGCGCAGCTGGCGGCATTGGGTACAAAGACCTATGCGCCCGGCAAATGGACCATACCGGATATTGTTCAGCACCTGATAGATACGGAAAGGGTCTTATCGTACAGGGCGCTGCGGCTGGCGCGGAACGACCGGACCCCTTTACCAGGTTTTGAGCAGGACCTGTTTGCGGAATATGCACAGGCTACCGACCGCAGCCTGAACGACCTGCTCCAGGAATGGCGGCTGGTGCGGGAAAGCAGCAAGGCCCTGTTCTGGAGCTTTTCGCCGGACATGTACCAGCGCAAAGGGATCTGCTCCGGCATGGAAATAGCTGTATTGTCCTTAGGTTATGTGATAGCAGGCCATCCGGTTTATCACTGGAAAATTGTGCAGGAACGTTACCTGCCTTTGTTACAGCAATAA
- a CDS encoding PLP-dependent aminotransferase family protein, with translation MKKDPLYIGIARALEQQISREVLKAGDKLPSIRTVQREYGVSMNTAVQAFFVLERKALVESRPQSGYYVSNSFKRRLAVPSTSKPAAPRQQEQAEALIDAFFRNMNQPGLTRFSLGVPDDALLPIAKLNKGLVQAMRTLPGSGTGYEDLQGNLRLRRQIARWSFTWGSTLTEDDLVTTAGAINALSYSLMALTKPGDTLAVESPVYFGILQLARSLGLKVLELPTHPVTGLELSALKKMLSRINVCLLIPNFNNPLGSCMPEDHKKELVAMLAGNGIPLIEDDMYGDVYFGDSRPRPCKAFDETGSVLWCGSVSKTLAPGYRVGWVAPGRYRDQILRLKQLHAISTTTLTQEVIAGFLENGRYEHHLRNMRRILHTNSLHFSRAIADHFPEGTRVSRPQGGFVLWTELPAAIDTAALYQQALLQKISIAPGRMFTLQDQFNHCMRLSYGQQWSTDIDNKLKVLGKIAKGLLR, from the coding sequence ATGAAAAAAGATCCGCTTTATATCGGGATTGCCCGCGCACTGGAACAGCAGATCAGCAGGGAAGTGCTGAAAGCAGGGGATAAGCTGCCCTCCATCCGCACCGTGCAGCGGGAATACGGCGTCAGCATGAACACAGCCGTACAGGCTTTCTTTGTGCTGGAACGCAAGGCCCTGGTGGAATCCAGGCCACAGTCGGGCTACTATGTCAGCAATAGCTTCAAACGCAGGCTGGCTGTGCCGAGTACCAGTAAACCTGCCGCTCCCAGGCAGCAGGAGCAGGCCGAAGCCCTGATCGATGCCTTCTTCCGCAACATGAACCAGCCAGGGCTGACCCGCTTTTCCCTGGGTGTGCCCGATGATGCGCTGCTGCCCATTGCCAAACTCAATAAGGGCCTGGTGCAGGCCATGCGCACCCTGCCCGGCAGCGGCACCGGGTATGAGGACCTGCAGGGCAACCTCCGCCTGCGCCGGCAGATAGCACGCTGGTCCTTTACCTGGGGCAGTACGCTGACGGAGGACGACCTGGTCACTACCGCCGGCGCCATTAACGCGCTTTCGTATAGCCTGATGGCCCTTACCAAACCCGGTGATACACTGGCCGTAGAAAGCCCGGTGTATTTCGGCATCCTGCAGCTGGCCAGGAGCCTTGGCCTGAAAGTGCTGGAACTGCCCACCCACCCGGTGACGGGACTGGAGCTGAGCGCCCTCAAAAAAATGTTGTCGCGGATCAACGTGTGCCTGCTGATCCCCAACTTCAACAACCCGCTGGGCAGCTGCATGCCCGAAGACCATAAAAAAGAGCTGGTGGCTATGCTGGCCGGCAACGGGATACCGCTCATAGAGGACGATATGTATGGCGATGTGTATTTTGGTGATAGCCGGCCCAGACCCTGCAAGGCTTTTGATGAAACAGGCAGCGTACTCTGGTGCGGCTCCGTGTCCAAGACCCTGGCGCCGGGGTACCGCGTGGGCTGGGTGGCGCCGGGCCGCTATCGCGATCAGATACTCCGGCTCAAACAGCTGCATGCTATCTCCACCACCACGCTGACCCAGGAAGTGATTGCCGGTTTTCTGGAGAATGGCCGCTATGAACATCATCTCCGTAACATGCGCCGCATCCTGCATACCAACAGCCTGCACTTCAGCAGGGCCATTGCCGATCATTTTCCCGAAGGCACCCGCGTGAGCCGGCCTCAGGGAGGTTTTGTCCTGTGGACCGAACTGCCAGCCGCCATTGATACCGCCGCGCTGTACCAGCAGGCGCTGCTGCAAAAGATCAGTATTGCACCGGGCCGCATGTTCACGCTGCAGGACCAGTTCAACCATTGCATGCGCCTCAGTTACGGACAGCAATGGAGTACTGACATTGACAATAAATTGAAAGTGCTGGGAAAAATAGCAAAGGGCCTGCTGCGCTGA